Proteins encoded in a region of the Clostridium beijerinckii genome:
- a CDS encoding HDIG domain-containing metalloprotein — protein sequence MNEKEIFLNIEEHLISDDKPSIYLENALKNHNLDNYPFSMISDLRDVDQNPKFHPEGNVFIHTMMVIDQGALNRERSRDKRVFMWALLLHDIGKKPTTKLRKGRLTSYNHDSVGAEMAREFLTYFNMEENFIDEVRGLVRWHMQSLFVTKDMKFQNIGDMLRDVDINEIFLVSLSDRLGRGNLDHIEINKTKEEVRKFKEKITDFKRKNK from the coding sequence ATGAATGAAAAAGAAATTTTTTTAAATATTGAGGAGCATTTAATTAGCGATGATAAGCCATCTATTTACTTAGAGAATGCACTAAAAAATCATAATCTTGATAATTATCCATTTTCAATGATAAGTGACTTACGAGATGTTGATCAGAATCCTAAATTTCATCCGGAAGGGAACGTCTTTATACATACAATGATGGTTATTGATCAAGGAGCATTAAATAGAGAAAGAAGCAGAGATAAAAGAGTATTTATGTGGGCACTTCTATTGCATGATATAGGTAAAAAACCTACTACTAAATTAAGAAAAGGAAGACTAACATCTTATAACCACGACAGTGTAGGAGCTGAAATGGCTAGAGAATTTCTTACATATTTTAATATGGAAGAAAACTTTATAGATGAAGTAAGAGGGCTTGTAAGATGGCATATGCAAAGTTTATTTGTAACTAAAGATATGAAATTTCAAAATATAGGAGACATGCTAAGAGATGTAGATATAAATGAGATTTTCTTAGTTTCCCTATCAGATAGGTTAGGTAGAGGTAATTTAGATCATATAGAAATAAATAAAACAAAAGAGGAAGTAAGAAAGTTTAAAGAAAAAATAACTGATTTCAAAAGAAAAAATAAATAA
- a CDS encoding P-II family nitrogen regulator, translating to MKRVEAIVRPSKLEEVKEALKNKNINGVTISQVMGCGQQRGWKEYHRGTEITTNVLPKIEVKIVVEDDKVEDVIELITSIARTGEVGDGKIFIIDIADAIRIRTGERGNAAL from the coding sequence ATGAAAAGAGTAGAAGCTATTGTAAGACCTTCGAAGCTTGAAGAAGTTAAAGAAGCATTAAAGAATAAAAATATAAATGGTGTTACTATAAGTCAGGTTATGGGATGCGGACAACAACGTGGCTGGAAGGAATATCATAGGGGTACTGAAATAACAACAAATGTATTACCAAAGATAGAAGTTAAAATAGTTGTAGAAGATGACAAGGTAGAAGATGTAATTGAACTTATTACTTCAATTGCTAGGACTGGTGAAGTTGGAGACGGAAAAATATTTATAATTGATATTGCAGATGCTATAAGAATTAGAACAGGTGAGAGAGGAAATGCAGCTTTATAG
- a CDS encoding ammonium transporter, whose protein sequence is MEINFGDSSFILICSALVLLMTPGLAFFYGGMVRRKNVLNTLMSSFFICGLASVMWVLIGYSLAFGDNIGGVIGGLNFFGFNGVGGDPSSYAPTIPHELFAAFQMMFAIITPALITGSLVGRMRFSALFIFIALWSILVYYPLAHMVWGSGGLINSLGAVDFAGGDVVHISSGVSGLVACIVLGKRRGYGMMSYKPHNIPFVVLGAALLWFGWFGFNAGSALNAGPLAVHAFMTTNTAAASALLSWMLIEKIKHGKPTILGAATGAVVGLVAITPAAGFVPLWSSIIIGAIVSPICFFFMTAVKSKFGYDDALDAFGCHGIGGVWGGIATGLFGQTAINSVAQWNGLFFGDIKLLIAQIEGIAITIVFAAVMTFIILKVMKLFMTIRVESAEEADGLDVAEHGETAYPAFTGLD, encoded by the coding sequence ATGGAAATTAATTTTGGCGATAGCAGTTTTATATTGATTTGTTCAGCACTTGTACTTTTAATGACACCAGGACTTGCATTCTTTTATGGTGGAATGGTTCGTAGAAAAAATGTTTTAAATACGTTAATGTCTTCATTCTTTATTTGTGGATTAGCATCTGTAATGTGGGTTTTAATAGGCTACTCACTAGCATTTGGAGATAATATTGGAGGAGTAATAGGAGGACTTAACTTTTTTGGATTTAATGGAGTAGGTGGAGATCCTTCATCGTATGCACCTACTATACCACATGAGCTTTTTGCAGCATTTCAAATGATGTTTGCAATAATCACTCCGGCTCTTATAACAGGATCTTTAGTAGGAAGAATGAGATTCTCAGCACTATTTATATTCATAGCATTGTGGTCAATTTTAGTATACTACCCACTAGCACATATGGTGTGGGGTTCAGGTGGATTAATAAACTCTTTAGGAGCAGTTGATTTTGCTGGTGGAGATGTAGTTCATATAAGTTCAGGAGTTTCAGGACTTGTAGCTTGTATTGTATTAGGTAAAAGACGTGGATATGGTATGATGTCATATAAGCCACACAATATTCCATTTGTAGTTCTTGGAGCAGCATTACTTTGGTTTGGTTGGTTTGGATTTAATGCAGGTAGTGCATTAAATGCTGGTCCACTTGCAGTTCATGCTTTCATGACAACAAATACTGCGGCAGCGTCAGCACTACTTTCATGGATGCTAATTGAGAAAATAAAACATGGAAAGCCAACAATACTTGGAGCTGCAACAGGAGCTGTTGTAGGATTAGTTGCAATAACACCGGCGGCTGGATTCGTTCCTCTTTGGAGTTCAATTATAATAGGAGCTATAGTATCTCCAATATGCTTCTTCTTCATGACTGCAGTTAAATCTAAATTCGGATATGATGATGCATTAGATGCATTTGGATGTCATGGAATTGGAGGAGTTTGGGGAGGTATTGCAACAGGTCTATTTGGACAAACAGCAATAAACTCTGTAGCACAATGGAATGGTCTTTTCTTTGGAGATATTAAGCTTTTAATAGCTCAAATAGAAGGTATAGCAATAACAATAGTTTTTGCAGCGGTTATGACATTTATTATCTTGAAAGTTATGAAGTTATTTATGACTATTAGAGTTGAAAGTGCAGAAGAAGCTGATGGTCTTGATGTCGCTGAGCATGGTGAAACAGCATACCCAGCATTTACTGGATTAGACTAA
- a CDS encoding phosphotransferase family protein: protein MEYRWERTFPFLEVSNATIKKLFKGILKECDINNIIPIDSGCRTTNYIVESNNLEKKYILKIFFIKGQDYKKEIKLLNFLRNSKFVPVPEVYRVSEDEDIGNREYAIYEYIEGQTIGQAIREGYSLEDSFVRNVARALAKIHSYKFSKVGALDECLHIREELPPLVSWYESFMGDIAKKRLGKTIVNDINRVIRENEKALRDLDKDPRLVHGDFQGTNIIIKNKMLAGILDWEFVIAGHPLADIGQFFRYEEYFNRKLIEAFEYEYNKFSDYKLTQNWYNISKLRDLVNLIQLIGTNEEMPIKHENIKKIIINTLSVFD, encoded by the coding sequence ATGGAATATAGATGGGAAAGGACATTTCCATTTTTGGAAGTTAGTAATGCAACAATTAAAAAGTTATTCAAAGGTATATTGAAAGAATGTGACATTAATAATATTATACCAATAGATTCAGGGTGCAGGACTACAAATTATATTGTTGAATCTAATAATCTAGAAAAAAAATATATATTAAAAATATTTTTTATAAAGGGGCAGGATTATAAGAAAGAAATTAAGCTATTAAATTTTTTGAGAAATTCTAAGTTTGTACCTGTACCAGAAGTATATAGAGTAAGTGAAGATGAGGATATTGGAAACAGGGAATATGCCATTTATGAATATATTGAGGGACAAACTATAGGGCAGGCTATAAGAGAAGGTTATAGTTTGGAGGATAGTTTTGTTAGAAACGTTGCAAGGGCTTTAGCTAAAATACATAGCTATAAGTTTTCTAAGGTTGGGGCTTTAGATGAATGTTTACATATAAGAGAAGAACTACCACCACTTGTTTCATGGTATGAAAGCTTCATGGGAGATATAGCTAAGAAGCGTTTAGGAAAAACTATTGTAAATGACATTAATCGTGTGATTAGGGAGAATGAAAAAGCATTAAGAGATTTAGATAAAGATCCTAGGCTTGTTCATGGCGATTTTCAGGGGACTAATATAATAATAAAAAATAAAATGCTAGCAGGTATATTAGATTGGGAGTTCGTAATAGCAGGGCACCCTTTAGCAGATATAGGACAGTTCTTTAGATATGAAGAATATTTTAATAGAAAATTAATTGAGGCATTTGAATATGAGTATAATAAATTTTCAGATTATAAGCTTACTCAAAATTGGTATAACATAAGTAAGCTAAGAGATCTCGTAAATTTGATTCAATTAATAGGAACGAATGAGGAAATGCCAATTAAGCATGAAAACATAAAGAAAATAATAATTAATACATTAAGTGTTTTTGATTAG
- a CDS encoding SulP family inorganic anion transporter: protein MMPKFFSMIKNKEITREQVMKDIIAGVIVAVIALPLSIALGISSGVSPEKGLTTAIFAGFIISLLGGSKVQIGGPTAAFVVIIYSIIQEYGIGGLVVATIMAGIILIIMGILKFGSLIKYIPQTITIGFTAGIAVTLVSTEVKDFLALKIENVPAEFFAKWKSYLTNIGTLNTWSLIIGISCIFIMIFWPKVSKTIPGSMIALIVATIFVKIFNIPVETIGSRFQEISSTLPMPMFPKINMDVINKLFAPSITIAILAALESLLSATVADGMISDKHDSNMELIAQGLANITCGIFGGIPATGAIARTAANVKSNGRSPVSGMVHSITLLATMLILMPLARMIPMSVLSAILIIVAYNMSQWKVFKSLLKAPKSDVIVLLLTFTCTVIFDLVIAIGIGMIMTMFLFMKRVSDTTEIRDLVEEKVFDKDTNTVLEKADGRIRVYQVNGPMFFGVIHEFFDKMKEIESSVGVVILDMRHTHAIDASAIDALTRLLKHCNELNIKLCLTHVQNQPMKVLNKMGFAVKIGVSHIYETKTEAIEKAYDYVKELEAS from the coding sequence ATGATGCCTAAGTTCTTTTCTATGATTAAGAACAAGGAAATTACTAGAGAGCAAGTTATGAAGGATATTATAGCTGGCGTTATTGTAGCTGTAATAGCATTACCGTTGTCAATAGCACTTGGAATATCATCGGGAGTATCTCCAGAGAAAGGGCTTACGACAGCAATATTTGCAGGATTTATTATTTCACTCTTAGGTGGAAGTAAAGTTCAAATAGGTGGACCTACAGCGGCTTTTGTAGTTATAATTTATTCTATTATTCAAGAGTATGGTATAGGTGGACTTGTTGTAGCAACGATAATGGCTGGAATTATATTAATAATAATGGGGATTTTAAAGTTTGGTTCATTAATTAAGTACATACCCCAGACAATAACAATAGGATTTACTGCTGGTATAGCAGTAACGCTGGTATCCACTGAAGTCAAAGATTTTTTAGCATTGAAAATTGAAAATGTTCCAGCAGAGTTTTTTGCAAAATGGAAAAGTTATCTTACCAATATAGGAACGTTAAATACATGGTCGCTAATAATAGGTATAAGCTGTATTTTTATAATGATATTTTGGCCTAAAGTTAGCAAGACAATACCTGGATCAATGATTGCGCTAATTGTCGCTACTATTTTTGTGAAAATATTTAATATACCAGTAGAGACTATAGGAAGTAGGTTTCAGGAGATATCATCAACGTTACCAATGCCTATGTTTCCTAAGATAAATATGGATGTAATAAATAAATTATTTGCTCCATCTATTACTATTGCTATACTGGCAGCATTAGAATCACTATTATCAGCAACCGTAGCAGATGGGATGATATCAGATAAACATGATTCAAATATGGAACTTATAGCTCAAGGTTTAGCTAATATTACATGTGGAATATTTGGTGGAATACCTGCTACAGGTGCGATTGCAAGGACTGCTGCTAATGTAAAATCAAATGGAAGAAGTCCAGTATCAGGGATGGTACATTCTATAACATTGTTAGCTACTATGTTAATTTTGATGCCACTTGCAAGGATGATACCAATGTCCGTACTTTCAGCAATTTTGATAATAGTTGCTTATAATATGAGTCAATGGAAAGTGTTTAAATCATTATTAAAGGCACCTAAAAGTGATGTTATTGTATTATTACTTACATTTACATGCACGGTTATATTTGATTTGGTTATAGCAATAGGAATTGGAATGATTATGACTATGTTTTTATTCATGAAGAGAGTATCTGATACTACTGAAATTAGAGATTTGGTAGAGGAGAAGGTTTTCGATAAGGACACTAATACTGTACTGGAAAAGGCAGATGGAAGGATACGTGTATATCAAGTAAATGGTCCGATGTTCTTTGGAGTAATACATGAGTTTTTTGATAAAATGAAGGAAATTGAATCTTCAGTAGGGGTTGTAATTTTAGACATGAGACATACTCACGCAATAGATGCATCTGCTATAGATGCATTAACTAGATTACTTAAACATTGCAATGAGTTAAATATAAAACTTTGCTTAACACATGTACAAAATCAACCTATGAAAGTACTAAATAAGATGGGGTTTGCAGTTAAAATTGGAGTAAGTCATATATACGAAACTAAAACAGAAGCAATAGAGAAAGCTTATGATTATGTAAAGGAATTAGAAGCATCCTAG
- the dapA gene encoding 4-hydroxy-tetrahydrodipicolinate synthase: MAKVEGVLVPLLTPFKDGKVDFKSYERMINHYVEEGVNGIIPLATTGESPTILENEYEEILEKTVQYNKNRVPVYVGLGGNNTSEVIKKLKLVEKHKVNGILSVTPYYSRPDQRGIYEHFKSISESTDLDIVLYNIPYRTGANIENETVHVLSQLKNIIGIKDCCGSMKQTTELLMNPPKDFSILTGEDMYFYTTLMLGGQGGIMASAHLNTKDFIEVYNLAKANDHQAALKKWNSLYKMIPLLFSEPNPTPLKYSLKKLGIIDSDEVRLPLMNITKGLESKIDKILSI, translated from the coding sequence TTGGCAAAGGTTGAAGGAGTTCTAGTACCATTATTAACACCATTTAAAGATGGAAAGGTAGATTTTAAATCTTACGAAAGAATGATTAATCATTACGTAGAAGAAGGAGTAAATGGAATTATACCACTTGCAACTACAGGAGAATCACCTACAATACTAGAGAATGAATATGAGGAAATTTTAGAAAAAACTGTTCAATATAATAAGAATAGAGTTCCAGTATACGTCGGATTAGGAGGCAATAATACAAGTGAAGTAATTAAAAAGCTAAAATTAGTAGAAAAGCATAAAGTGAATGGAATACTATCAGTTACACCATACTATTCGAGACCAGATCAAAGAGGTATTTATGAGCACTTTAAAAGTATATCAGAATCAACTGATTTGGATATAGTACTTTATAATATACCATATAGAACTGGAGCTAATATTGAAAATGAAACTGTGCATGTATTATCTCAGTTAAAAAACATAATAGGAATAAAAGATTGCTGTGGAAGCATGAAGCAAACAACTGAACTATTAATGAATCCTCCAAAAGATTTTTCCATCTTAACAGGTGAAGATATGTATTTTTATACGACGCTTATGCTTGGAGGACAAGGCGGAATAATGGCATCAGCACATTTAAATACTAAAGATTTTATTGAGGTATATAACTTAGCAAAGGCTAATGATCATCAAGCTGCACTAAAAAAATGGAATTCTCTATATAAAATGATACCGCTATTATTTTCAGAACCAAATCCAACACCTCTTAAGTACAGCCTAAAGAAACTAGGTATAATAGATTCTGATGAAGTTAGATTGCCATTAATGAATATCACAAAAGGATTAGAAAGTAAGATAGATAAAATATTAAGTATTTAA